From the genome of Candidatus Zymogenus saltonus:
GGCTTGTGGGAATAACCGCCCCATGCGCCTTCGTGACCGCCGGCGGGGCCATCTGGATCGGGCTCTTTGCCGGGGTGCTTGTGGTCCTGGCGATACTCTTTCTTGACAAGGTCCTGAAGATCGACGATCCCGTGGGCGCCATCGCGGTCCACGGCGTAAACGGGGCCTGGGGCACCCTAGCCGTTGGGATCTTCGCCAAGGAGGGCGGTCTTCTCTACGGCGGCGGCTTCAAGCTGTTGGGTATCCAGGCGCTGGGCGTCGTCTCCGTGTTTGCCTTTGCGATGACCACGGGTCTTCTCCTCTTTTACGTGATCAAGCACCTGGTGGGATTCAGGGTTTCGAGGGAAGAGGAGCTGAGAGGCCTTGACATCGAAGAGCACGGCATGGAGTCGTATCCGAGCTTTCAGATCTTCACCACGGAATAAAAAAGGAGGTTAACAATGAAACTTATCGTGGCGATAATACAGCCCCATAAACTCCCCGACGTCAAGCAGGCCCTCTACGAAAACGAGATTTATCTGATGACGGTATCAAACGCCCTCGGCTCCGGGAGGCAACTGGGATACAAAGAGGTCTACAGGGGTGTCCCCGAGGAAGTAAATCTTTTGAAAAAAATCAAACTCGAGATTGCGGTGAATGAAGAGTACGTGGAGCCGACGATCGACGCCATCATCAAGGGGGCGAAGACCGGAAACATCGGTGACGGGAAGATATTCGTCCTCGAC
Proteins encoded in this window:
- a CDS encoding P-II family nitrogen regulator, translated to MKLIVAIIQPHKLPDVKQALYENEIYLMTVSNALGSGRQLGYKEVYRGVPEEVNLLKKIKLEIAVNEEYVEPTIDAIIKGAKTGNIGDGKIFVLDLPQVIRIRTGERGRSAIG